One window of Deltaproteobacteria bacterium genomic DNA carries:
- a CDS encoding DUF2290 domain-containing protein produces MTITPRRIQKQVEILTSELIGFSLCNDQQFPSMTKIGRGKIEIGISGSSGISSLLRNIPYKTQYDEMLSSKTYNIKMIDGALLQLMYRFDKDVIAAHRLGFFPSPYLEEFQNKPNVYLEDEIYADIVMKNIIPFPFRFDYNSDNADNGMTHSASHLTLGQYKNCRIPVTSPLTPSIFIEFVLRNFYNTAFGMYSKKLTKFVETFSETMTSEERSIVYMCIP; encoded by the coding sequence ATGACAATTACACCGCGCCGCATTCAAAAACAGGTTGAAATTCTCACTTCCGAACTAATCGGCTTTAGTCTATGTAATGACCAGCAGTTTCCCTCTATGACGAAAATTGGGAGGGGGAAGATCGAGATAGGCATTTCTGGCAGTTCAGGCATAAGCTCATTGTTGCGAAATATTCCGTATAAAACTCAATATGATGAAATGTTGTCGAGTAAAACATACAATATTAAAATGATTGATGGCGCGTTATTGCAACTTATGTACAGATTTGATAAAGACGTCATTGCCGCACACCGGTTGGGGTTTTTCCCTTCGCCCTATTTGGAAGAGTTTCAAAACAAACCGAACGTGTATTTAGAGGATGAGATATATGCAGATATCGTGATGAAAAATATAATTCCTTTTCCGTTTAGGTTTGATTATAATAGTGACAATGCAGATAATGGGATGACACATTCAGCGTCTCACTTGACGTTGGGGCAATATAAAAATTGCAGAATCCCCGTGACTTCTCCGTTGACTCCGAGTATTTTTATTGAATTTGTTCTAAGAAATTTCTACAACACGGCATTTGGAATGTATAGTAAAAAATTGACAAAATTCGTTGAGACATTCAGCGAAACGATGACTTCTGAGGAGAGGAGTATCGTTTATATGTGTATTCCGTGA